A section of the Clostridium felsineum DSM 794 genome encodes:
- the lonC gene encoding Lon family ATP-dependent protease, with the protein MKLQSDSEQIRKEDRKTIPLDVQIDALYDTIKNILDDKTIRSRIIKYKLNKYLSSKDLAKKIYAVNKIISEGKGIDVIPSNENETYEAVEDTTNWIVESVAKRYVQNEIESDVEDALVKRQNKYLDEVRLGIIRKKKGPENKSTLKKFDKLKKLEKIKLSKSIQSLLRPQAFSEIVGQERAIKALVSKLASPYPQHIILYGPPGVGKTTAARIALEEVKKLKYTPFKKDANFVEVDGATLRWDPREITNPLLGSVHDPIYQGSKRDLAETGVPEPKSGLVTDAHGGVLFIDEIGELDVMLQNKMLKVLEDKKVEFSSSYYDPDDENVPKYIKYFFEKGAPADFVLIGATTKEPSEINSALRSRCTEVYFEPLSSSDIMDIIDNAAEKLNVTLEAGVKELISQYTIQGRRAINILADVYGYVLYSQELEPKDKIEIKVKDVETIIGISRLTPYEKNSFDTEYEVGHVFGLGVSGFMGSTIEIEAAAFEAKEKGKGTIRFNETAGSMAKDSVFNAASVIRRLTDKDIKDYDIHVNIVGGGKIDGPSAGSAITICILSAILNKEVRQDVAMTGEISLRGKVKPVGGVFEKIYGARRRGIKLVTVPEDNAKDVPEGLKDIEVKSVKTIDELMNIVFKK; encoded by the coding sequence GTGAAATTACAGAGTGATTCAGAACAGATAAGAAAAGAAGATAGAAAGACTATCCCTTTAGATGTTCAAATAGATGCATTATATGATACTATAAAGAATATTTTAGACGACAAAACAATTAGATCAAGAATCATTAAGTATAAGCTTAATAAATATTTATCTAGCAAAGATTTGGCAAAAAAAATATATGCAGTAAATAAAATTATAAGTGAAGGAAAGGGAATAGATGTTATTCCTTCAAATGAAAATGAAACTTATGAGGCAGTAGAGGATACTACTAATTGGATTGTTGAGAGCGTAGCTAAGAGATATGTTCAAAATGAAATTGAAAGTGATGTAGAGGATGCATTAGTTAAAAGACAAAATAAATATTTGGATGAAGTAAGACTTGGGATAATAAGAAAGAAGAAAGGTCCAGAAAATAAAAGTACTCTAAAGAAGTTTGATAAGCTAAAGAAACTTGAAAAAATCAAATTATCAAAGAGTATACAGAGTTTATTAAGACCACAGGCCTTTTCAGAGATAGTTGGACAAGAAAGAGCAATAAAAGCACTTGTGTCAAAATTAGCATCACCATATCCACAGCATATAATACTTTATGGTCCTCCAGGAGTAGGAAAAACTACAGCTGCTAGAATAGCACTAGAGGAAGTAAAGAAACTTAAGTATACTCCATTTAAAAAGGATGCAAACTTTGTTGAAGTGGATGGTGCGACTTTAAGATGGGATCCTAGAGAAATAACGAATCCTCTTTTGGGTTCAGTACATGATCCTATTTATCAAGGAAGTAAGAGAGATCTTGCAGAAACAGGAGTACCAGAACCTAAAAGTGGTCTTGTAACGGATGCACATGGAGGAGTTCTATTTATAGATGAAATAGGAGAACTTGATGTTATGCTTCAAAACAAGATGCTAAAGGTTCTTGAAGATAAAAAAGTAGAATTTTCATCGTCTTATTACGATCCAGATGATGAAAACGTACCTAAATATATTAAATACTTTTTTGAAAAGGGAGCTCCAGCAGATTTTGTTTTAATTGGAGCTACAACTAAGGAGCCATCTGAAATTAATTCAGCACTTAGATCAAGATGTACAGAAGTTTATTTTGAGCCGTTATCATCTTCAGATATTATGGATATAATTGATAATGCGGCAGAAAAACTTAACGTTACCCTTGAAGCTGGTGTCAAGGAATTAATAAGTCAGTATACTATACAAGGTAGAAGAGCTATAAATATATTAGCAGATGTTTATGGTTATGTACTTTATAGTCAAGAGCTAGAACCAAAAGATAAGATAGAAATTAAAGTTAAAGATGTTGAGACTATAATTGGGATAAGCAGATTAACACCATATGAAAAAAATAGCTTTGATACAGAGTACGAGGTTGGGCATGTTTTTGGACTTGGAGTTAGTGGCTTTATGGGTTCAACTATAGAAATAGAAGCAGCTGCCTTTGAAGCGAAAGAGAAGGGCAAAGGAACTATAAGGTTTAATGAAACTGCTGGAAGTATGGCAAAGGATTCTGTGTTTAATGCGGCATCAGTTATAAGAAGATTAACCGATAAAGATATTAAGGATTATGATATACATGTAAATATAGTTGGTGGAGGAAAGATAGATGGTCCTTCAGCTGGAAGTGCTATAACTATATGTATACTCAGCGCTATTTTAAATAAAGAAGTTAGACAGGATGTTGCTATGACAGGTGAAATTTCTTTAAGAGGAAAGGTAAAACCTGTAGGCGGTGTATTTGAAAAGATATATGGAGCAAGAAGAAGAGGAATAAAATTAGTAACAGTTCCTGAGGATAATGCTAAAGATGTTCCAGAAGGTCTTAAGGATATAGAAGTTAAAAGTGTAAAGACAATAGATGAACTTATGAATATAGTTTTTAAGAAGTAG
- a CDS encoding MazG-like family protein, with the protein MKKEDFKIMSDIKTIESLKADLLCVVGEFFKILTKGTNAAQDAILNCISSAIILLYILGGRLGYSHVEIDETMKKKLKLGIVEEDDIEKDGKDLTKLYRHLKDRI; encoded by the coding sequence ATGAAAAAAGAGGATTTTAAAATAATGTCTGATATAAAAACCATAGAAAGTTTGAAAGCAGATTTGTTATGCGTTGTTGGTGAATTTTTTAAAATTTTAACAAAGGGTACAAATGCAGCTCAAGATGCAATACTAAATTGTATCTCAAGTGCAATAATATTATTATATATACTTGGTGGAAGGTTAGGGTATTCTCATGTAGAAATAGATGAAACAATGAAGAAAAAATTGAAGCTAGGTATAGTTGAAGAGGATGATATAGAAAAGGACGGAAAAGATCTTACAAAGTTATACAGACATTTAAAAGATAGAATTTGA
- a CDS encoding IS1182 family transposase codes for MNVTKLYTKNYNQFNDNLQLILPLNLENLIPEDDSVRLLSYLLEGLNYKKLYKAYSSVGRKSAVEPKIMFKIISYAYSQNIYSSRKIEKACKRDINFKWLLQGFKAPDHATISRFRKKYLSNEVIEDLFYQQVNYLAKEKELLFENVFIDGTKIEANANRYTFVWKKAIYKNEGKMFDKIIALVKTINLERLMKFTIERETLIDDINKILQWLLFEKEKRNIEFVHGIGKRKTAIQKWIEQLSQYKERQEKYNLSKKIFSKRNSYSKTDTDATFMHMKDDHMRNGQLKPAYNVQIAVDSEYVTGVGVFDDRNDIATLIPMITNMQEKIGHKYTNVIADSGYESEENYLFLESNNQIPYIKPQTYEKWKKRSFKNDISKRENMKYDVKTDTYICHNNRKLFPSYIIHKKSASGYTSEVTVYECENCDNCTLKSKCTKAKNNRKMQVSKTFIKKRQISYNNIKTELGTKLRMNRSIQVEGAFGILKSDYEFKRFLTRGKNSVKTEFILLCFGYNINKLHLKIQNERTQKYLHELKTIS; via the coding sequence ATGAACGTAACTAAATTATACACAAAAAATTATAATCAATTTAATGATAATTTGCAACTTATATTACCATTAAATTTAGAAAACTTAATACCAGAAGATGATTCGGTTCGTTTGCTAAGCTATTTGTTGGAGGGATTAAATTATAAAAAATTGTACAAGGCGTATTCTTCCGTAGGAAGAAAATCAGCAGTTGAACCCAAAATCATGTTCAAAATAATATCTTATGCTTATTCTCAAAATATTTATTCAAGTAGAAAGATAGAAAAAGCATGCAAAAGAGATATAAATTTCAAATGGCTACTTCAAGGCTTTAAAGCACCTGATCACGCTACTATAAGTAGATTTCGAAAAAAATATCTTTCAAATGAAGTGATTGAAGATTTATTTTATCAACAAGTTAACTATTTAGCTAAAGAAAAAGAATTATTATTTGAAAATGTATTTATCGATGGTACTAAAATTGAGGCAAATGCCAACCGATATACTTTTGTTTGGAAGAAAGCTATTTATAAAAATGAAGGTAAGATGTTTGATAAAATTATTGCTCTTGTTAAAACCATTAATCTTGAAAGATTAATGAAATTCACTATTGAGAGAGAAACTTTGATTGATGATATAAACAAAATTCTTCAATGGCTTTTATTTGAAAAAGAAAAAAGAAATATAGAGTTTGTTCATGGAATCGGTAAAAGAAAAACTGCAATTCAAAAGTGGATAGAACAACTATCACAATATAAAGAAAGACAAGAAAAATATAATTTAAGTAAGAAAATATTTTCAAAAAGAAATAGCTATTCTAAAACTGATACTGATGCAACTTTCATGCATATGAAAGATGATCATATGAGAAATGGTCAATTAAAACCTGCCTATAATGTACAAATAGCAGTTGATAGTGAATATGTAACTGGTGTTGGAGTATTTGATGATAGAAATGATATAGCAACATTAATACCAATGATTACTAATATGCAAGAAAAAATTGGTCATAAATATACTAATGTGATTGCAGATTCTGGTTACGAAAGTGAAGAAAACTATTTGTTTTTAGAGTCTAATAATCAAATACCATATATAAAACCTCAAACTTATGAGAAATGGAAAAAAAGAAGTTTTAAAAACGACATCAGTAAGCGTGAAAATATGAAATATGATGTTAAAACAGATACATATATTTGTCATAATAATAGAAAATTATTCCCATCATATATTATTCATAAAAAATCTGCAAGTGGGTATACGTCTGAGGTTACTGTTTATGAATGTGAAAATTGCGATAACTGCACTTTGAAATCAAAGTGCACAAAAGCAAAGAATAACCGAAAAATGCAGGTTTCAAAGACTTTTATTAAAAAGCGTCAAATTTCATACAACAATATCAAAACTGAATTGGGAACTAAATTGAGAATGAACAGATCTATTCAAGTTGAAGGTGCGTTTGGAATTTTAAAAAGCGACTATGAATTCAAAAGATTTTTAACACGTGGAAAAAATAGTGTAAAAACTGAATTTATTTTGCTTTGTTTTGGATATAACATTAACAAATTACATTTAAAAATCCAAAATGAAAGAACTCAAAAGTATCTTCACGAATTAAAAACTATTTCCTAA
- a CDS encoding JAB domain-containing protein, with amino-acid sequence MDICNKPNSTTPSKRVSIVSIKMIREGSILYNTRKILSPSDAVNLGKYFLEDADREKLIACCMDTKNQPISINIVSIGPLNSSIVHPREVFKAAILSNAASILIFHNHPSGNTEPSQEDITITKRLKEAGKLIGIELLDHIIIGSECKYYSLKENGTL; translated from the coding sequence ATGGATATATGTAATAAACCCAATAGCACTACTCCCTCAAAAAGAGTAAGTATAGTATCAATAAAAATGATAAGAGAAGGTAGTATTTTATATAATACAAGAAAAATACTTTCACCTTCAGACGCAGTAAACTTAGGAAAATATTTTCTTGAAGATGCCGATAGGGAAAAGTTAATTGCTTGCTGCATGGATACAAAAAATCAGCCTATATCTATTAATATAGTAAGTATTGGACCATTAAATAGTTCTATAGTGCATCCAAGAGAAGTATTTAAAGCAGCCATATTATCAAATGCAGCAAGTATATTAATATTTCATAATCATCCTTCTGGAAATACTGAACCTTCCCAAGAAGATATAACTATTACTAAAAGATTAAAAGAAGCAGGCAAGTTAATCGGAATAGAATTACTTGATCATATTATAATTGGATCAGAATGTAAATACTATAGCTTAAAAGAAAATGGAACGCTATAA
- a CDS encoding DHH family phosphoesterase, with protein MKKKYKGFYNQNSSYIFISLVLIVLMLAYGHYKEGIVAAIILLFFILYDVEKVRLKKDEWKNFIEDFSSSSDIAARNILINLPFPVIIASEKGNILWYNQSISNVFNDDILGNNLESLVQDKNLSNLLEKNSKPCKNFKIKEKYYDIYSSTMKIFEKNKEIFLIYFYDVTDKHEFEEEVSNCKTSVLLIEVDNLDEVIKSTPEDKKPLLKAQIETAINTYAKNISAMFKKYSTGKYVLVLQNKRLKLEAQKKFEILDQIREIDMGNSLAVTLSIGIGKSGKTPIENYNYAVLAKELALGRGGDQVVIKDGEQLLFYGGNTKEVEKRTKVRARVIGQSLMELVKESSNVFIMGHINPDIDCIGGAIGLYSVLSSKVEGKVHIVLDEANSSVKGIVDRLVENYDEYKDVFVKSSDCFELIDTSSLLILDDVNSRNYVLNEKILEEINKIVVIDHHRRAVNYIKDTILSYIESYASSTSELVTEMIQYMNENHKLKPIEAEALLAGIVVDTKHFSFKTGVRTFEAAAFLRKNGADTIEIKKLFSNDLENYIKKSEIIKSARIVHDNIAIAVCPKEIDSNIMAAQAADELLNITGMKASFVLVKIKNNILISGRSFGDINVQIVLEALGGGGHITMAGAKIKASSVDDVLNNLVNAIDKYLEEGE; from the coding sequence ATGAAAAAAAAATATAAGGGTTTTTATAATCAAAATTCATCATATATTTTTATTAGCTTAGTTTTAATAGTATTAATGCTTGCGTATGGGCATTACAAGGAAGGTATAGTTGCAGCAATAATTTTGTTATTTTTTATTTTATATGATGTTGAAAAGGTTAGGCTAAAAAAAGATGAATGGAAAAACTTTATAGAAGACTTTTCATCAAGCTCAGATATAGCGGCAAGAAATATCCTTATAAACTTACCATTTCCAGTTATAATAGCAAGTGAAAAAGGTAATATTTTATGGTACAATCAAAGTATTTCTAATGTATTTAACGATGATATATTAGGAAATAATTTGGAATCATTAGTACAAGATAAAAATTTAAGTAATCTTTTAGAAAAGAACAGTAAACCCTGCAAAAATTTTAAAATAAAAGAAAAGTATTATGATATATACAGTAGTACAATGAAAATTTTTGAGAAAAATAAAGAAATATTTTTAATATACTTTTATGATGTAACGGATAAGCATGAATTTGAAGAGGAAGTATCAAATTGTAAGACTTCCGTACTATTAATAGAAGTAGATAATCTTGATGAGGTTATAAAAAGTACGCCGGAAGATAAGAAACCGTTACTTAAAGCACAAATTGAAACAGCTATAAATACTTATGCTAAAAATATAAGTGCTATGTTTAAAAAGTATTCTACAGGTAAATATGTTCTTGTACTTCAAAATAAAAGGCTTAAATTGGAAGCACAAAAGAAATTTGAAATATTAGACCAAATAAGAGAAATAGATATGGGAAACAGTTTAGCGGTTACATTAAGTATAGGTATTGGTAAATCAGGTAAAACACCTATTGAAAATTATAATTATGCTGTTTTGGCTAAAGAATTAGCACTTGGTCGTGGTGGAGATCAAGTTGTAATAAAAGACGGTGAGCAGTTACTGTTTTATGGTGGCAATACGAAAGAGGTTGAAAAGAGAACCAAGGTTAGAGCAAGAGTAATAGGTCAATCGTTAATGGAATTAGTGAAGGAAAGTAGCAATGTTTTTATAATGGGACATATAAATCCTGATATAGATTGTATAGGTGGTGCAATAGGATTATATAGTGTATTAAGTAGTAAGGTAGAGGGTAAAGTACACATAGTTCTTGATGAAGCTAATTCAAGTGTTAAGGGCATTGTAGATAGGCTTGTAGAAAATTATGATGAATACAAGGATGTTTTCGTAAAAAGTAGCGATTGCTTTGAGCTTATTGATACTAGTTCCTTATTAATTTTAGATGATGTTAATAGTAGAAATTATGTATTAAATGAAAAGATTTTAGAGGAAATTAATAAAATTGTTGTTATCGATCACCATAGGCGTGCTGTAAATTATATAAAAGACACTATTTTAAGTTATATTGAGTCATATGCATCGTCTACTTCTGAATTGGTTACAGAAATGATACAATATATGAATGAAAATCATAAATTGAAACCTATTGAGGCTGAAGCCTTGCTTGCAGGTATTGTAGTTGATACAAAGCATTTCTCATTTAAAACAGGGGTAAGAACCTTTGAAGCAGCGGCTTTTTTAAGAAAAAATGGAGCAGATACAATAGAAATAAAAAAGCTTTTTTCAAATGATTTGGAAAATTATATAAAGAAATCTGAAATAATTAAATCAGCTAGAATTGTTCATGATAATATTGCTATTGCTGTATGTCCCAAAGAAATAGATAGTAATATTATGGCGGCACAAGCTGCTGATGAACTTTTAAATATAACCGGAATGAAAGCATCATTTGTTCTTGTTAAGATAAAAAATAATATACTTATAAGCGGAAGATCCTTTGGAGATATAAATGTACAAATAGTACTTGAAGCTCTTGGTGGTGGGGGACATATTACTATGGCAGGAGCTAAGATAAAGGCTTCTTCTGTAGATGATGTTTTAAACAATCTGGTTAATGCGATAGACAAATATTTAGAGGAAGGTGAATAA
- the hsp18 gene encoding heat shock protein Hsp18, which translates to MFGMVPFRRNNNGGLMRRDDFFDKMFDNFFSDSFFPSTMFTGNQSFKVDVKEDEDKYTVAADLPGVKKDNISLEYENNYLTIAAKREDVTETKDEQNNFVRRERSYGELRRSFYVDNIDDTQIDAAFVDGVLKVTLPKKSKGKNDTKRIDIH; encoded by the coding sequence ATGTTTGGAATGGTTCCTTTTAGAAGAAATAATAACGGTGGTTTAATGAGAAGAGATGATTTTTTCGATAAGATGTTTGATAACTTTTTCTCAGATAGCTTTTTTCCATCAACTATGTTTACAGGTAATCAAAGTTTTAAAGTAGACGTTAAAGAAGATGAAGATAAATATACTGTAGCAGCTGATTTACCTGGTGTAAAAAAAGATAACATTTCACTTGAATATGAAAATAATTATTTAACTATTGCTGCTAAAAGAGAAGATGTTACCGAAACAAAAGATGAACAAAATAATTTTGTAAGACGTGAAAGAAGTTATGGAGAATTAAGAAGAAGCTTTTATGTAGATAACATTGATGACACTCAAATAGATGCAGCTTTTGTTGATGGAGTCCTTAAAGTAACTTTACCTAAAAAGTCCAAAGGGAAAAATGATACAAAACGAATTGATATACACTAA
- a CDS encoding DUF2232 domain-containing protein, whose product MQKYNIKAIGEVIVMTVSLFALVMLGVYGYGLIQFLMFLVPLPAVIIYLKYGIKYSVIGILIGTLLSFIFIDPRVAGLIVIMFLIPTIAFMITRKKEMNFISTFIIMTIAYVAATIFEYTVILKIVSNTNFISIIDTIVNSSKASIDNVRKMYLDAGMNKDQVDNTLNVLRESFTKRNILIVVPGILSIISIISSYLTCFVSERMFKRLKIKTNYEVKVYNIYINNLFLAFSIILGCIGLLLSNRNIILGDYIYETVVMVVGFWLIVTAFSLIVHYLKYKQKFKNWLIVLIVIFALFLVQLLNYLYVAAAFIDSFVDFRKIGFKKSNKKQGEE is encoded by the coding sequence GTGCAAAAGTATAATATAAAGGCTATAGGTGAAGTAATAGTAATGACTGTTAGTTTATTCGCTTTGGTGATGCTAGGAGTATATGGATATGGCTTAATTCAATTCTTAATGTTTCTTGTACCACTGCCAGCGGTAATAATATACTTAAAATACGGAATTAAGTATTCAGTGATAGGAATATTAATAGGGACATTATTAAGCTTCATTTTTATAGATCCGAGAGTAGCAGGATTAATTGTTATAATGTTTTTAATACCGACAATTGCATTTATGATTACACGTAAAAAAGAAATGAATTTTATAAGTACCTTCATTATAATGACTATAGCATATGTAGCAGCGACAATATTTGAATATACAGTGATATTAAAGATAGTAAGTAATACTAATTTTATCAGTATAATTGACACAATAGTAAATTCTTCAAAAGCTAGCATTGACAATGTTAGAAAAATGTATTTGGATGCTGGTATGAATAAAGATCAAGTAGATAATACTTTGAATGTTTTAAGGGAAAGCTTTACAAAGAGGAATATACTTATAGTTGTCCCAGGAATTCTTTCAATAATATCAATAATTTCATCATATCTAACTTGTTTTGTTTCAGAAAGGATGTTTAAAAGATTAAAGATAAAAACAAATTATGAAGTAAAGGTTTATAATATATATATCAATAATTTATTTTTAGCATTTTCAATAATTCTTGGATGTATAGGATTATTACTTTCAAATAGAAATATAATTTTAGGAGACTACATATATGAAACTGTAGTAATGGTGGTAGGTTTTTGGTTGATTGTAACTGCATTTTCATTAATAGTTCATTACTTAAAATACAAGCAAAAGTTTAAAAATTGGCTAATTGTATTAATTGTAATATTTGCACTCTTTTTAGTTCAACTTTTAAATTATTTATATGTTGCAGCAGCATTTATTGATTCATTTGTTGATTTTAGAAAAATTGGATTTAAAAAAAGTAATAAAAAACAGGGTGAAGAATAA
- the tnpA gene encoding IS200/IS605 family transposase — MDNSSLAHSKWNCKYHIVFAPKYRRQIIYGKIKVDIGIILRKLCEQKGVEIIEANACKDHIHMLVSIPPKLSVSQFMGYLKGKSSLMIFDRHANLKYRYGNRQFWCKGYYVDTVGRNKKVIEEYIKNQIQEDLAYEQISLKEYIDPFTGETVKKGKK; from the coding sequence GTGGACAATAGTAGTTTAGCACATAGCAAGTGGAATTGTAAATATCATATAGTATTTGCACCAAAGTATAGAAGACAAATAATATATGGAAAGATAAAAGTGGATATAGGAATAATACTGAGAAAACTATGTGAGCAAAAAGGTGTAGAAATTATTGAAGCTAATGCATGTAAAGATCATATACATATGCTTGTAAGTATACCGCCTAAATTAAGTGTATCGCAGTTTATGGGATATTTAAAAGGGAAAAGTTCACTGATGATTTTTGATAGACATGCAAATTTAAAATATAGATATGGTAATAGGCAATTTTGGTGTAAAGGATACTATGTTGATACTGTAGGAAGGAACAAAAAAGTCATAGAAGAATATATAAAAAATCAAATACAAGAAGATTTGGCATATGAACAGATAAGTTTGAAAGAGTATATTGACCCGTTTACGGGTGAGACAGTAAAAAAAGGCAAAAAATAA
- the rplI gene encoding 50S ribosomal protein L9 has product MKVILLKDIKSIGKKGEVINVSDGYARNFLFPKKLAEEANNANMRVLNLKKEAERKQKLEETEAAQKLASELKGKELKLTAKAGENGRLFGAITSKDIAAEIKKQFKVDIDKKKVNTETIRQLGNYEVELKLYPEISTKIKVLILEG; this is encoded by the coding sequence ATGAAGGTAATATTATTAAAGGATATAAAAAGCATAGGAAAAAAAGGTGAGGTTATAAACGTATCAGATGGATATGCAAGAAATTTTTTATTTCCTAAGAAATTAGCAGAAGAAGCAAACAATGCTAATATGAGAGTTTTAAATTTGAAAAAGGAAGCAGAAAGAAAGCAAAAGCTTGAAGAAACAGAGGCAGCACAAAAGCTTGCAAGTGAACTTAAAGGAAAAGAATTAAAGTTAACTGCAAAAGCAGGAGAAAACGGCAGATTATTTGGAGCAATAACAAGTAAGGATATAGCAGCCGAAATAAAAAAACAATTTAAAGTAGATATAGATAAGAAAAAAGTGAATACAGAAACTATAAGACAATTAGGAAATTATGAAGTTGAATTGAAGTTATATCCTGAAATTTCAACAAAAATAAAAGTATTGATTTTAGAAGGTTAG
- the rpsR gene encoding 30S ribosomal protein S18: protein MARDNGNKERDGRRPGGRNRKMKRKICAFCMDKSESIDYKDINKLRKYVTERGKILPRRISGNCAKHQRELTIAIKRARNIALLPFTTE from the coding sequence ATGGCAAGAGATAACGGAAACAAGGAAAGAGACGGAAGAAGACCTGGTGGCAGAAACAGAAAAATGAAGAGAAAAATCTGTGCTTTCTGTATGGATAAAAGCGAAAGTATAGATTACAAAGATATAAACAAGCTTAGAAAGTACGTTACTGAAAGAGGAAAGATTCTTCCAAGACGTATTTCTGGAAATTGTGCTAAGCACCAAAGAGAGTTAACAATCGCAATAAAGAGAGCAAGAAATATTGCTTTACTACCTTTTACAACTGAGTAG
- a CDS encoding replicative DNA helicase, whose translation MEAPLRVMPQNLEAEQSVLGSMISDKNCIAQAAETLRGEDFYRENHQIIFKAMLELFQKDIPVDLITLLEHLKSTDKLEASGGITYVTQIRDSIASTANIQSYIKIVRDKAILRRLIKSSTDIIEDSYSKQNDVEKVLDSAEKRIFDIAENKVTSDFEAMNVVLERGFEQIERLYNNKGEITGIPSGFPELDDKTSGFQKGDMVLIAARPSMGKTTFALNIAEYAALRAGKSVVVFSLEMSKEQLAYKLLCSEANVDMLKLRTGNLEDEDWDNIARASGPLADAKIFIDDTAGVSVMEMRSKCRRLKIEHGIDLIVIDYLQLMSGSGESRQQEVSEISRSIKALAKEIECPVIALSQLSRAPEQRNDHRPMLSDLRESGSIEQDADLVMFLYRDEYYNKETEQKNVAECIIAKQRNGPTGTVNLAWLGQYSKFGRLDVIHQE comes from the coding sequence ATGGAGGCACCTCTTAGGGTTATGCCGCAAAATTTAGAGGCAGAACAGAGTGTATTAGGTTCCATGATAAGCGATAAAAATTGTATAGCACAGGCTGCTGAAACCTTAAGAGGAGAAGATTTTTATCGTGAAAATCATCAAATCATTTTTAAAGCAATGTTGGAACTTTTTCAAAAGGATATACCGGTAGATTTGATAACTCTTCTAGAGCATTTAAAGTCTACTGATAAACTTGAAGCATCAGGTGGAATAACATATGTAACACAAATTAGAGATTCTATCGCATCGACTGCAAATATTCAATCCTATATAAAAATAGTTAGGGATAAAGCAATACTAAGAAGGCTTATAAAATCTTCAACAGATATAATAGAAGATAGTTATTCTAAACAAAATGATGTAGAAAAGGTATTAGATAGTGCAGAAAAAAGAATATTTGATATAGCAGAAAATAAAGTTACAAGTGATTTTGAAGCTATGAACGTGGTACTTGAGCGAGGCTTTGAACAAATAGAAAGACTTTATAATAATAAAGGGGAAATAACAGGTATTCCATCTGGTTTTCCTGAGCTTGATGATAAAACCTCTGGCTTTCAAAAGGGGGATATGGTTCTTATTGCAGCAAGACCATCAATGGGAAAAACTACATTTGCACTTAATATAGCAGAATATGCGGCGTTAAGGGCTGGAAAAAGTGTAGTAGTATTCTCTCTGGAAATGTCAAAGGAACAGCTTGCATACAAATTACTTTGTTCAGAAGCAAATGTGGATATGTTAAAGCTGAGAACAGGAAATCTTGAAGATGAAGACTGGGATAATATAGCTAGGGCATCAGGACCACTGGCAGATGCTAAGATTTTTATTGATGATACAGCAGGTGTTAGTGTAATGGAAATGAGATCTAAGTGCAGGAGATTAAAAATAGAGCATGGTATAGATCTTATAGTTATTGACTACTTGCAACTTATGTCAGGAAGCGGAGAGAGCAGACAACAAGAAGTATCAGAAATATCAAGATCCATAAAAGCACTTGCAAAGGAAATAGAGTGTCCAGTTATTGCTCTTTCACAGTTATCACGTGCGCCAGAGCAGAGAAATGATCACAGACCTATGCTTTCAGATTTAAGAGAATCTGGTTCTATCGAGCAGGATGCTGACCTTGTTATGTTTCTTTATAGAGATGAATATTACAATAAAGAAACAGAGCAAAAGAATGTTGCTGAATGTATTATAGCAAAACAGAGAAACGGTCCTACTGGAACTGTTAATCTTGCTTGGCTTGGTCAGTACAGTAAGTTTGGTAGGCTAGATGTAATTCATCAAGAATAA